One window from the genome of Balneola vulgaris DSM 17893 encodes:
- a CDS encoding rhodanese-related sulfurtransferase, which translates to MYEVILYYNFSPVSEPEKFAKQHKKFCKELGLKGRIYVSSEGINGTAGGTKEQIQQYKDHLRSLPGFEDTEFKSDEADYIPFAKLICKVREEIVALHVDGVDPKEGGNHLSPAEWRNVMESGEDYVMIDVRNNYESKIGHFKGALKPDLENFYDFPQWLDEANIPKDKKVLMYCTGGIRCEKFSVLMKDKGWDDVNQLHGGILNYAKEEEGAHFEGKCFVFDDRLVVPVNPKDLAPIAHCEITGKPADTYVNCANMECNKLFVCSEEGAFQMEGCCSEECMKSEYRRPFDPENAFRPFRKWYNYFGEDFKARNEASAATPSKS; encoded by the coding sequence ATGTACGAAGTCATCCTATATTACAATTTTTCTCCAGTAAGCGAACCAGAAAAATTTGCCAAGCAGCACAAAAAATTCTGTAAAGAACTTGGACTCAAAGGAAGAATTTATGTTTCCTCAGAGGGTATAAATGGTACCGCAGGTGGCACAAAGGAACAAATACAGCAGTATAAAGATCATCTTCGTTCCCTCCCTGGTTTTGAAGACACAGAATTTAAAAGTGACGAAGCCGATTATATTCCTTTTGCCAAATTGATTTGCAAAGTAAGGGAAGAAATCGTGGCCCTTCATGTAGATGGGGTAGATCCTAAAGAGGGTGGAAATCACTTATCTCCCGCAGAGTGGAGAAACGTAATGGAGTCGGGCGAGGATTACGTAATGATTGATGTGCGTAACAATTATGAGTCTAAGATTGGGCACTTTAAGGGAGCACTCAAACCCGACTTAGAAAACTTCTATGATTTCCCACAATGGTTAGATGAAGCAAATATCCCCAAAGACAAAAAAGTACTGATGTACTGCACAGGCGGAATCCGGTGTGAAAAGTTTTCGGTACTCATGAAGGATAAGGGCTGGGATGATGTGAATCAGCTTCATGGGGGAATTCTAAACTATGCCAAAGAGGAAGAAGGAGCACATTTTGAAGGTAAATGTTTTGTGTTCGACGATCGCTTAGTGGTTCCCGTGAACCCAAAAGATTTAGCCCCAATTGCACATTGTGAAATCACAGGTAAGCCAGCAGATACCTATGTAAACTGTGCAAATATGGAATGTAATAAGCTTTTTGTGTGCTCTGAAGAAGGTGCTTTTCAAATGGAAGGGTGTTGTAGTGAAGAGTGTATGAAAAGTGAATATCGCCGTCCGTTTGATCCTGAGAATGCATTCAGGCCATTCCGCAAGTGGTATAACTATTTCGGTGAAGACTTTAAGGCCCGTAATGAAGCATCAGCAGCTACCCCTTCAAAGTCGTAA
- a CDS encoding gamma carbonic anhydrase family protein: MIYEFLKRSPEFDETAFVAPSADIIGDVKLGKEASVWFNVTVRGDVNAIRIGDRTNVQDNVCIHVMNQTGPTHIGNDVTIGHGAMIHGCTIKDRVLVGINAIVLDKAVIEEDVIIAAGSLVPPGKTLESGYMYMGSPAKQVRKLSEEEIDSIKGYASNYVKYIRAYQQKDTYDENPFYTPED; the protein is encoded by the coding sequence ATGATTTACGAGTTTTTGAAAAGAAGCCCAGAGTTTGACGAAACAGCTTTTGTGGCTCCAAGTGCAGACATCATTGGAGACGTCAAATTAGGCAAAGAAGCGAGTGTTTGGTTCAATGTAACAGTTCGAGGTGACGTAAACGCTATTCGTATCGGAGACCGAACAAATGTGCAAGACAATGTGTGCATTCACGTGATGAACCAAACTGGACCTACCCATATTGGCAATGATGTTACTATCGGGCACGGGGCAATGATTCACGGTTGTACCATCAAAGATCGAGTGCTGGTAGGAATAAACGCGATCGTTTTAGATAAAGCAGTAATTGAGGAAGATGTAATTATTGCAGCAGGTTCTTTAGTGCCTCCAGGAAAAACCCTAGAAAGCGGGTATATGTATATGGGATCACCGGCTAAGCAAGTACGTAAATTGAGTGAAGAAGAAATAGATTCTATCAAAGGGTATGCTTCTAATTATGTGAAGTACATTCGAGCGTATCAACAAAAGGATACATATGATGAAAACCCGTTTTATACCCCAGAAGACTAG
- a CDS encoding MXAN_6640 family putative metalloprotease, with amino-acid sequence MRLSSLFSLLSIFLLCFTVADIKAQHGHSHDIRSILANHQKGKLNSNTAYQQLVDVFEDGSLHKCATPLTAFYSKHKLGISEPAPFSMDQKRRSPTKVYITPSDKFEISYDTTGVNAVPLADDDFSGVPDYVEAVGEAADSSYRHLVQRLGYADPIPIGFRYEVSFRDLGFYGFTAPSNNPVGPSTYIVLENDFVGFPDNDDPDGIQAGAIKVTMAHEFKHAIQYVQNNWNGDSDRWAEMDATLVEETVYDPVNDYYNYLDGFGSTIFSNSAVTIAPGSYEDVTWALYFEEKYGTDFWPAAWNRIETSLFEVPLLTAVEQELESRSLSYNQSLSELYLWHLGAGANSVPSFGFDERLAYPEARIRSRLTQLNDTLSSANSLGSLSAHFYEIDLADERNGDVVIQTTYTMPNIETAFIVYLNNGTSTQFIGEANESGTTTFTTSIPWKEVESIFVSITNSHAEQDIAYRYRFTSDIPKEIGLAQNYPNPFNPSTTIPVDIPRDQKVRLSIYDYTGRLIAVLLDGNIEAGAYQIPFDAYNLASGVYLYRLVTEEGTLYNKMTLIK; translated from the coding sequence ATGCGGCTTTCATCACTATTCTCATTACTCAGTATATTTTTACTGTGCTTTACGGTAGCTGATATAAAAGCTCAACATGGCCATTCACATGATATTCGCAGTATTTTGGCCAACCATCAGAAAGGCAAACTCAATTCCAACACAGCATATCAACAGCTAGTGGATGTCTTTGAAGACGGCTCACTTCATAAGTGTGCTACTCCCTTAACCGCATTCTATTCAAAACATAAATTAGGCATTTCTGAACCCGCACCATTTTCAATGGATCAGAAAAGGCGCTCACCCACAAAAGTGTACATCACCCCGTCTGATAAATTTGAAATATCCTACGACACCACCGGGGTAAATGCTGTTCCCTTAGCTGATGATGATTTCTCAGGCGTACCCGATTATGTTGAAGCCGTTGGCGAAGCCGCTGATTCTTCCTACCGCCACTTGGTACAAAGGCTGGGTTATGCAGACCCAATACCCATTGGCTTTAGGTACGAAGTATCCTTTAGAGATTTGGGGTTTTATGGATTTACCGCACCATCCAATAACCCGGTTGGGCCAAGTACTTATATAGTTCTAGAAAACGATTTTGTTGGTTTTCCCGACAATGATGATCCTGATGGTATCCAGGCTGGGGCTATCAAAGTAACCATGGCGCATGAGTTTAAACACGCTATTCAATATGTTCAAAACAATTGGAATGGTGATTCGGATCGATGGGCAGAAATGGATGCTACGCTTGTTGAAGAAACCGTGTATGATCCTGTTAATGACTACTATAATTACTTAGACGGATTTGGCAGTACTATTTTTAGTAACTCTGCAGTAACCATTGCACCTGGTTCCTATGAAGATGTAACATGGGCTTTATACTTTGAAGAAAAATACGGAACTGACTTTTGGCCTGCCGCTTGGAATCGCATTGAAACTAGCTTATTCGAAGTCCCCTTATTAACGGCTGTGGAGCAAGAACTTGAAAGTCGCTCTTTATCCTATAATCAGAGTTTAAGTGAGCTTTATCTATGGCATCTAGGTGCCGGGGCAAACAGTGTACCCTCGTTTGGTTTCGACGAACGCTTAGCTTACCCCGAAGCCAGAATTCGGAGCCGACTCACTCAACTAAACGACACATTATCTTCTGCGAATTCACTTGGTAGTTTATCCGCTCATTTTTATGAAATTGATTTAGCCGATGAGCGAAATGGCGATGTAGTTATTCAAACTACTTACACCATGCCAAATATTGAGACTGCATTCATTGTTTATTTGAACAATGGAACATCAACCCAGTTTATTGGTGAGGCCAATGAATCGGGCACTACAACTTTTACCACAAGTATTCCTTGGAAAGAAGTCGAGTCTATATTTGTGTCCATCACAAACAGCCATGCTGAGCAAGACATTGCGTATCGATACCGATTTACATCTGATATCCCAAAAGAAATAGGGCTTGCGCAAAATTATCCGAACCCGTTCAACCCGTCAACAACCATCCCTGTTGATATACCCAGAGACCAGAAAGTGAGATTGAGTATATATGACTACACCGGAAGGCTTATCGCCGTGTTATTGGACGGTAATATTGAAGCGGGGGCTTATCAAATTCCTTTTGATGCTTACAATCTAGCATCGGGTGTGTACTTATACCGTTTGGTAACCGAAGAAGGCACGCTGTACAATAAAATGACCTTGATTAAATAA
- a CDS encoding DsbA family protein: MKRGLFLTLLFSVLLVGTTFAQDSEPKLTIVKFSDYQCPACKYYKGIIELAKQDFGDDIKVVYKNFPLRMHQFAELAARAAEAAKKQGKFDEMHEMIFTGQEQWSRGNAQGIFIGYAQQLKLDMEMFKQDLNSAQMNRIVLADKREGISLGVNSTPTIYINGEKIERLPRTYDGFKAILEARLK, encoded by the coding sequence ATGAAAAGAGGATTATTTTTAACTTTGCTGTTCAGCGTACTGTTAGTGGGAACTACATTCGCTCAAGATTCAGAGCCCAAACTCACCATCGTAAAATTTAGTGACTACCAATGCCCAGCTTGTAAATATTACAAAGGCATTATCGAGTTGGCAAAACAAGATTTTGGCGACGATATCAAAGTGGTATACAAAAACTTCCCACTTAGAATGCACCAGTTTGCTGAGTTAGCAGCAAGAGCGGCTGAAGCTGCAAAGAAACAAGGCAAGTTCGATGAAATGCACGAGATGATTTTTACAGGACAAGAACAATGGAGCCGTGGAAATGCACAAGGTATATTTATAGGTTATGCTCAGCAGCTGAAACTAGACATGGAGATGTTTAAGCAAGACCTGAATTCCGCACAAATGAACCGTATTGTTTTAGCGGATAAAAGAGAAGGTATTTCATTAGGCGTGAATTCGACTCCTACCATTTATATTAATGGGGAAAAAATTGAACGCCTTCCAAGAACCTATGATGGCTTTAAAGCCATATTAGAAGCAAGATTGAAGTAA
- a CDS encoding RluA family pseudouridine synthase, whose translation MKHQQLPLQSRNVRIVPPYPITHQFKVQDEFVGQSLLNMMCTRFPFHAKEEWLRRIQNGRVGINGQSVATSYQLLKSDLVYHHNPKVVEPSVPDEVKILKETDDWLAVYKPAPLSMHPGGRFNKNTLTAILEDMGYEKLRIIHRLDAVTSGIVLFAKNKEFARRGMEAFTASKVQKIYYAKVHGVPVEKSRTINSSIRRKNGFVFESGDNLLNAKKAETHFEVAIKGSEHCVIKCFPKTGRTHQIRLHLEEWGYPIIDDPIYGPNGDTTSKRTQNRSISLVSAGLSIPHLNIELAVENPFSC comes from the coding sequence ATGAAGCATCAGCAGCTACCCCTTCAAAGTCGTAATGTTCGGATAGTTCCACCCTATCCAATTACTCATCAATTTAAAGTTCAAGATGAATTTGTAGGGCAGAGTCTGCTCAATATGATGTGTACTCGCTTCCCTTTTCATGCAAAAGAGGAATGGCTGCGACGTATACAAAATGGACGGGTAGGAATTAACGGCCAGAGTGTAGCTACCTCCTATCAACTTCTTAAATCAGACTTGGTGTATCACCACAACCCAAAAGTGGTAGAACCATCGGTTCCAGATGAAGTTAAAATTCTGAAAGAAACCGACGATTGGTTGGCGGTATATAAGCCCGCACCCTTGTCGATGCATCCCGGAGGTCGGTTCAATAAAAATACCCTTACAGCGATTTTGGAAGATATGGGGTATGAGAAACTGCGAATTATCCACCGGCTAGATGCGGTAACTTCTGGCATCGTTTTATTCGCGAAGAACAAAGAGTTTGCCCGCCGTGGGATGGAAGCGTTTACGGCATCCAAGGTTCAAAAAATATATTACGCAAAAGTACATGGGGTGCCCGTGGAAAAAAGCCGGACGATAAATAGCTCGATACGTAGGAAAAATGGTTTCGTGTTCGAAAGTGGCGATAACCTGCTAAACGCGAAAAAAGCGGAAACCCATTTTGAAGTAGCTATCAAAGGAAGTGAACATTGTGTGATTAAATGCTTTCCCAAAACAGGAAGAACCCACCAAATAAGGCTACACCTTGAAGAATGGGGGTATCCTATCATCGACGACCCTATTTATGGTCCCAATGGCGACACTACCAGCAAACGCACTCAGAATAGAAGCATTAGTTTAGTAAGTGCAGGGCTTTCAATACCGCATTTAAATATTGAGCTAGCTGTAGAGAACCCGTTTAGCTGTTAA
- the hemW gene encoding radical SAM family heme chaperone HemW: MSGIYIHVPFCKQACSYCDFYFVTRPQQKGNYVEALIQEIQSKKGSVFTQEAVNTLYFGGGTPSLLEASEVSRIMDALASTFKLRTEEVTFELNPDDVTAEYLADLKKVGVNRVSMGVQSFDANLLQFMNRTHTAEEALRCMHLLKDSGIDVYSVDLIYGNPGQTVEMLEADLEQLKQFDPPHISAYSLTIEPNTRLGKQVALGRLLPQEDEQVEKHFELVEKALSEMGIHRYEVSNFGKKGSEARHNSNYWEHENYLGLGPGAHSFWWDTDGRSAKRWSNEADLKKYLEQDFKTRPVDGEEMNLKELAEERIMLGLRTIKGVQLEELIVHYEYSLSEAQSQYLERMQKEGKAVLGKNIRLTSKGLRIADAITLDLLTVK, from the coding sequence ATGAGTGGAATATATATTCACGTACCTTTTTGTAAGCAGGCTTGCTCCTACTGCGATTTCTATTTCGTAACAAGGCCGCAACAAAAAGGGAATTACGTGGAAGCCTTGATTCAGGAAATACAGTCGAAGAAAGGCTCGGTTTTCACTCAAGAAGCCGTAAACACCCTTTACTTTGGTGGAGGAACTCCCTCACTCTTGGAAGCAAGCGAAGTATCACGCATCATGGATGCTTTGGCTTCCACTTTTAAGCTACGTACAGAAGAAGTCACTTTTGAGTTAAACCCAGATGATGTAACTGCCGAATATTTAGCTGATTTAAAGAAAGTAGGGGTTAATCGAGTTAGTATGGGGGTGCAATCTTTTGATGCAAACCTGCTTCAGTTTATGAATAGAACCCATACTGCTGAAGAAGCCCTTCGTTGCATGCATCTACTCAAAGACTCTGGCATTGATGTGTATTCGGTAGATTTGATTTATGGGAATCCGGGCCAGACTGTTGAGATGCTGGAAGCAGATTTAGAGCAACTGAAGCAATTCGACCCACCTCATATTTCGGCATACTCGCTTACCATTGAGCCAAATACACGCCTAGGAAAACAAGTTGCATTAGGTCGATTATTACCTCAAGAAGATGAACAAGTAGAAAAGCATTTCGAGTTGGTGGAAAAGGCATTATCTGAAATGGGCATTCATCGATACGAGGTAAGTAACTTCGGGAAAAAAGGTTCAGAAGCGCGGCATAATTCTAATTACTGGGAGCATGAAAATTACCTCGGCTTGGGACCAGGCGCGCATTCTTTTTGGTGGGATACTGATGGGAGGTCGGCAAAGCGTTGGAGTAATGAAGCAGATTTAAAAAAGTACCTAGAACAAGACTTTAAGACTCGACCGGTTGATGGGGAAGAAATGAACCTCAAAGAACTTGCTGAAGAGCGAATTATGCTAGGGCTTCGTACCATTAAAGGGGTGCAACTAGAGGAGCTAATAGTGCACTACGAGTATTCCTTGTCGGAAGCTCAAAGCCAATATTTAGAGCGTATGCAAAAAGAAGGGAAAGCAGTGCTGGGCAAAAATATTCGACTCACATCTAAAGGGCTTAGAATTGCTGATGCAATTACCTTAGATTTGCTAACTGTTAAGTAA